AGTAAAATAGCCAGCGCCACCAGGGCCAGCCACTGCAAACCCAACTGCTGTCGCCAACTCCAAAAAATAATTCCCAACAGCAGTAAGGAAATTAGCCCCAGGGGATAGAGGAATAGGGGTAAAAGTTTGGAGAGAAAAACGAACATAACTGGGCAAAATGCCAACTAAATGACAATTTCTATCGATTTTGCCTAATCAATTAGGGAAAAGAGCATTTCCCCCCCACAAACCAGTTGTCCATCGACCCTAGCTTCCCCTTGCATTTTGGCAATGCGTTGCAGTTTAAAGGATTGTAATTCCACTGTCATAATTAGCTGATCCCCAGGCACCACTGGCCGCCGGAACCGCACCCCATCAATGCCAGCAAAGGCGAAGAATTTACCCCGCATCCCCGGCAGTTGGGTCAAAATCACTCCCCCCACCTGGGCCATGGATTCCACAATTAACACCCCCGGCATAATCGGGCGATCGGGAATATGGCCGGGAAAAAACGGTTCGTTGATGGTGACATTCTTTAGGCCAACGGCGCATTTACCCGGTTGAAAATCAATGATGCGGTCCACCAAGGCGAAGGGGTAACGGTGGGGCAGTAAATCACTAATTTCCTGGATAGTAAATTGGGTTTGGACACCGGCTTCATTGC
The genomic region above belongs to Synechocystis sp. PCC 6803 substr. PCC-P and contains:
- the fabZ gene encoding 3-hydroxyacyl-ACP dehydratase FabZ, producing the protein MAMSTPEVTPTLSDSNGNEAGVQTQFTIQEISDLLPHRYPFALVDRIIDFQPGKCAVGLKNVTINEPFFPGHIPDRPIMPGVLIVESMAQVGGVILTQLPGMRGKFFAFAGIDGVRFRRPVVPGDQLIMTVELQSFKLQRIAKMQGEARVDGQLVCGGEMLFSLID